A stretch of the Duncaniella dubosii genome encodes the following:
- a CDS encoding helix-turn-helix domain-containing protein, with protein sequence MARRHTIYNIWLFVIFLTFLTAACSTDGTKIAEDVIPMSDIDHLRVAGMTALNRADFDSAIICGHRLLEIADKSSGRAAQNADIYGNIILGQGFLFNDSVGHSYRHLHEAELLCLKHGNDSALASVYNGLGLYASNIEKDFPGALRHFFNGLDAAKRSANQRLHSLLLVNIASIYALNDDPAGLRYALECYRHGKRNKDNFLCYTGAMTAAYSYALRKTDTSKALDYIREAEIILHSDSIRDGSSLYYIYGLLLRQQERDSEAAECFRQSIDLLKANHNEGDIRSFIEYSDILFKRNRHTEAVAVLDSALMITDSGHSGIFRQDVLKALAVTHRLLGNDVLSRKYFSIAENENNVEDKAGKELIIEHIKSKYDLERADNEVNRQRVELLEKERIVNFLIAAVAVALILSVSFIYLYRRKSRLYSTIVRQMTETAREETRLRATIRQLEDSMSSASGDKPAKDSQPDAPSLKKSPIPDHLVAAFESLMLDPAVYTDNLISKDKIAQMLKTNRTYVSRIVNEVYGMTFPQFINSLRAKEAIRRLSDAECDTPLKALSSELGYNSMTTFYTKFSEATGMTPAAFREKSRSIAAGQTPGGDNDKS encoded by the coding sequence ATGGCCCGACGACACACAATATATAATATATGGCTATTCGTCATATTCCTGACCTTTCTTACGGCAGCCTGCAGTACTGACGGAACGAAGATTGCCGAAGATGTCATTCCGATGTCCGATATAGACCACCTTCGGGTTGCGGGAATGACCGCACTCAACAGGGCGGATTTTGACAGTGCGATAATATGTGGCCACCGTCTGCTGGAGATTGCTGATAAAAGCAGTGGGCGTGCGGCTCAGAATGCCGACATCTATGGAAACATTATTCTCGGACAGGGTTTCCTGTTCAACGACAGTGTAGGTCACAGTTACCGCCATCTTCACGAAGCGGAACTTCTGTGTCTGAAACATGGCAATGATTCCGCACTTGCTTCCGTCTACAACGGTCTCGGCCTGTATGCCTCTAACATTGAAAAAGACTTTCCCGGAGCGTTGCGTCACTTTTTCAACGGACTCGATGCCGCCAAACGTTCGGCAAATCAACGCTTACATTCATTGCTCCTTGTAAACATAGCCTCGATCTATGCTCTGAACGATGACCCGGCCGGACTGAGATATGCGCTTGAATGTTACAGGCACGGCAAGCGTAACAAGGATAATTTTCTATGCTACACAGGTGCGATGACTGCGGCCTATTCCTATGCACTGCGCAAAACGGATACGTCGAAGGCTCTTGACTATATCCGGGAGGCTGAAATCATTCTCCATTCTGATTCTATACGCGACGGGTCGTCACTTTATTATATATACGGACTTCTGCTGCGCCAGCAGGAGCGTGATTCGGAAGCGGCCGAGTGTTTTCGTCAGTCGATTGATTTGCTCAAGGCCAATCACAATGAGGGCGATATCAGAAGTTTCATCGAGTATTCCGACATATTGTTTAAAAGAAACAGGCATACGGAGGCTGTCGCAGTCCTTGATTCCGCATTGATGATTACTGACAGCGGCCATTCCGGGATATTTCGTCAGGATGTCCTTAAGGCGCTTGCCGTCACCCACCGTCTGCTTGGAAACGATGTATTGTCACGGAAATATTTCAGCATAGCTGAAAATGAGAATAATGTCGAAGATAAAGCCGGCAAAGAACTCATCATCGAACATATCAAGAGCAAATATGACCTTGAACGTGCCGATAACGAGGTCAACCGTCAGCGTGTCGAGCTTCTTGAAAAGGAGCGTATCGTAAATTTTCTGATTGCAGCCGTAGCCGTAGCTCTCATATTGTCGGTAAGTTTTATTTATCTTTACCGGCGGAAAAGCCGTCTGTACTCTACAATTGTCAGACAGATGACGGAGACCGCGCGAGAGGAAACCAGACTGCGCGCCACCATCAGGCAGCTGGAAGATTCGATGTCATCGGCATCTGGCGATAAACCGGCAAAAGATAGTCAGCCTGATGCTCCTTCATTGAAGAAGTCGCCTATTCCTGACCATCTTGTAGCGGCTTTCGAAAGTCTTATGCTTGATCCTGCGGTTTATACCGACAATCTGATTTCAAAAGACAAAATCGCACAGATGCTGAAGACCAACCGCACATACGTGTCGCGTATTGTCAACGAGGTCTATGGGATGACTTTTCCACAGTTCATCAACAGTCTTCGTGCCAAGGAGGCCATACGCCGACTTTCAGACGCAGAATGCGACACACCTCTGAAAGCCCTGTCATCGGAACTCGGTTATAATTCAATGACTACTTTCTACACTAAGTTCAGCGAGGCCACCGGCATGACTCCCGCTGCCTTCCGTGAAAAATCCCGCTCGATAGCTGCCGGTCAGACTCCCGGTGGGGACAATGACAAATCATAA
- the dapA gene encoding 4-hydroxy-tetrahydrodipicolinate synthase: MSTEHLRGMGVALTTPFLENGDIDYHTLDMHLDYLIDGKADYIVALGTTAETPTLSADEKHELALHILDYVNHRCPVVIGVGGNSTRSVVKELTETPRMDEFDAILSVVPYYNKPTQEGMYRHFAEIAKASPIPVILYNIPGRTGVNMNTDTIIRLAKEFRGKIIGIKEASGNMQQAQEVITRRPEGFLVISGDDSLAHSMIRIGGDGVISVLGNAYPSQFVDMIHRSMEDETPEAAAKLHQQFSALYSLLFKDGNPSGIKCMLHILFPRYKEVLRLPLVPVTDETRRGLEKEKL; the protein is encoded by the coding sequence ATGTCAACAGAGCATTTGCGAGGAATGGGTGTCGCGCTGACAACCCCTTTTCTGGAAAACGGAGATATTGACTATCATACGCTCGACATGCACCTTGACTATCTTATCGATGGCAAGGCAGACTACATTGTGGCTCTTGGAACAACTGCCGAGACCCCGACTTTGTCTGCGGATGAAAAACACGAACTTGCGCTTCACATCCTTGACTACGTGAACCACCGCTGCCCGGTAGTGATCGGCGTAGGTGGAAATTCGACCCGTTCGGTCGTCAAGGAACTGACTGAAACACCGCGCATGGACGAATTTGATGCGATCCTGTCGGTAGTCCCCTACTACAATAAACCGACGCAGGAAGGAATGTACCGTCACTTCGCCGAAATCGCCAAAGCCTCACCCATACCGGTGATTCTTTATAATATTCCGGGAAGAACAGGCGTAAACATGAACACCGACACCATTATCCGTCTCGCCAAAGAATTTCGTGGCAAAATCATCGGGATAAAAGAGGCAAGCGGCAATATGCAGCAGGCACAGGAAGTGATTACCCGCCGTCCCGAGGGCTTCCTTGTCATTTCGGGCGACGACTCTCTTGCCCACAGCATGATCCGAATCGGCGGCGACGGTGTGATTTCTGTGCTCGGCAATGCCTATCCGTCACAATTCGTCGATATGATTCACCGCAGCATGGAGGATGAAACCCCTGAAGCCGCCGCCAAGCTCCACCAGCAATTCTCAGCACTCTATTCACTGCTTTTCAAAGACGGCAATCCTTCGGGTATAAAATGTATGCTCCATATACTGTTCCCCCGCTACAAAGAAGTGTTGAGGCTGCCGCTTGTGCCCGTGACCGACGAGACTCGCCGCGGACTTGAAAAAGAAAAACTCTGA
- a CDS encoding PadR family transcriptional regulator, with product MNIDNLKSQMRKGMLEFCVLLLLKRGDAYASEMIARLKDAHLIVMEGTLYPLLTRLKNDGLLSYRWEESMQGPPRKYYSITTLGLDFLGQLQSSWDDISRSVNLLLSDQTTISNTSNITEE from the coding sequence ATGAACATAGACAATCTCAAATCACAGATGCGCAAAGGCATGCTTGAGTTCTGCGTTCTTCTTCTCCTTAAGCGCGGCGATGCCTATGCTTCCGAGATGATAGCACGGCTTAAGGACGCTCATCTCATCGTGATGGAAGGGACTCTCTATCCTCTCCTCACCCGCCTTAAGAATGACGGACTGCTTTCCTACCGCTGGGAAGAGTCGATGCAGGGACCGCCACGGAAATATTATTCCATCACTACGCTCGGACTTGATTTCCTCGGCCAGCTCCAGTCTTCGTGGGACGACATATCACGCTCTGTCAATCTTCTTCTCTCCGACCAGACAACTATCTCTAACACCTCAAACATCACAGAAGAATGA
- a CDS encoding PspC domain-containing protein translates to MKKTFPVNINGNIFYIDEDAYKLLLDYLSQLRTTFTGAEGEEIVNDIESRISEHFDERIRLGANVIVLEDVNRVIETMGRPEELSDESRPETDSQEETTDSCGSQNVPPFNGTQACPPPPIHKRLFRDIRHRVFGGVIAGLSQYFDWDVTVMRILFVVLTLCTYFWPCVIIYLVAWMVIPVARTPREILEMQGQPVTLDNIGQTVINNSVPPAAPVPDTDTSSFAYFVNTFFSIAAKFILGFFGLIAAVTAIVFCCLILVAICGIIIYWTSGATTILDGLDILETAAPYISSWGGIAIFCAILLPALAVTWVASCVLFKAKTPSKAGIITAVILEIIIIAIAAVLMGLADHYEDQAFCLFYSMAQPISFSLTSSIDSLSQVAETAASIPSLTRNAVIPSAILVAPAITA, encoded by the coding sequence ATGAAAAAGACATTTCCCGTCAACATCAATGGTAATATATTTTATATAGACGAAGATGCTTATAAGCTGCTTCTTGATTACCTCTCTCAACTCCGCACGACTTTTACCGGCGCAGAGGGTGAGGAAATAGTCAACGATATCGAGTCGAGAATCTCCGAACATTTCGACGAACGCATCCGCCTTGGAGCAAACGTCATTGTGCTTGAAGATGTCAACCGTGTCATCGAGACTATGGGGCGTCCGGAAGAACTGTCGGATGAATCACGCCCCGAAACCGACAGCCAAGAGGAGACGACTGATAGCTGCGGCTCGCAGAACGTCCCTCCTTTCAACGGCACTCAGGCGTGTCCGCCCCCTCCGATCCACAAACGCCTTTTCCGTGACATACGCCATCGGGTGTTCGGAGGCGTAATTGCCGGACTTTCGCAGTATTTTGACTGGGACGTGACCGTAATGCGAATACTGTTCGTAGTTCTTACGCTCTGCACCTACTTCTGGCCTTGCGTGATTATCTATCTCGTGGCATGGATGGTTATCCCCGTCGCACGCACTCCGCGTGAGATTCTTGAAATGCAGGGACAGCCGGTGACTCTCGACAATATCGGACAGACGGTCATCAACAATTCAGTTCCTCCTGCCGCTCCGGTTCCTGACACGGACACATCATCATTCGCCTATTTCGTCAACACGTTCTTTTCCATAGCCGCTAAATTCATCCTTGGTTTCTTCGGACTGATAGCGGCAGTGACAGCTATCGTGTTCTGCTGTCTGATTCTTGTGGCAATCTGTGGAATCATAATTTACTGGACGAGCGGGGCGACCACCATACTTGATGGCCTTGACATCTTGGAAACCGCAGCTCCGTATATTTCTTCATGGGGAGGAATCGCAATATTCTGTGCAATCCTTCTGCCGGCTCTTGCCGTCACATGGGTAGCGTCGTGTGTGCTGTTCAAAGCAAAGACACCTTCCAAAGCCGGAATCATAACCGCTGTGATTCTCGAAATCATAATCATAGCCATAGCAGCCGTACTCATGGGGCTTGCCGACCATTATGAGGATCAGGCATTCTGCTTATTCTATTCAATGGCTCAACCAATCTCATTCTCCCTCACCTCATCAATCGACTCTTTGTCACAGGTGGCTGAAACTGCCGCATCCATCCCTTCGCTCACCCGAAATGCCGTAATCCCCTCGGCCATACTTGTCGCACCGGCTATAACCGCGTAG